From a single Nostoc sp. MS1 genomic region:
- a CDS encoding fatty acid desaturase, which translates to MQLTTIPSDNSPNFEQSENTTLPFTLQDLKAAIPAECFQPNVSKSLFYFFRDVLIIGVLYAIAHYVDSWYFWPIFWLMQGTMFWALFVVGHDCGHQSFSKHKWLNDLIGHLSHTPILVPYHGWRISHRTHHKNTGNIDNDESWYPVTESQYKEMPTAQKIGRYYAFLLAYPVYLFKRSPNKEGSHFSPSSSLFKPSEKWDVITSTVLWTCMVGLLGFLTYQWGWMWLLKYYAAPYIVFVIWLDLVTFLHHTEADIPWYRGEDWTFLKGAISSIDRNYGLVNHIHHDIGTHVAHHIFLNIPHYNLLKATEAIKPVMGEYYRKSEEPIWKALWRSSLACHFVPDTGGKVYYTSYRKVAND; encoded by the coding sequence GTGCAATTAACCACAATCCCCTCAGATAATTCTCCTAACTTTGAACAGTCAGAGAATACGACACTGCCATTTACCCTTCAGGATTTAAAAGCCGCTATCCCGGCTGAATGTTTTCAACCTAATGTTAGCAAATCACTGTTTTACTTTTTTCGTGATGTGCTAATTATTGGTGTTTTATATGCGATCGCTCATTATGTAGATTCTTGGTACTTCTGGCCAATTTTCTGGCTGATGCAAGGAACTATGTTTTGGGCATTATTTGTGGTTGGACATGACTGCGGACACCAATCATTTTCCAAACATAAATGGCTCAATGATTTAATAGGTCATCTATCTCATACACCAATTTTAGTTCCCTATCACGGTTGGCGTATCAGTCATAGGACACATCATAAAAATACTGGCAATATTGATAACGATGAAAGCTGGTATCCTGTGACAGAATCCCAATATAAAGAAATGCCTACAGCGCAAAAGATTGGGCGCTATTACGCCTTTTTGTTGGCGTATCCAGTATATTTATTTAAGCGTTCTCCTAATAAAGAAGGCTCTCATTTCTCGCCTAGTAGTTCGCTATTTAAGCCTTCCGAAAAATGGGATGTCATCACCAGTACAGTTCTCTGGACTTGCATGGTTGGCTTGTTAGGATTCCTCACCTATCAATGGGGTTGGATGTGGTTATTGAAATACTATGCCGCACCCTATATCGTGTTTGTAATTTGGCTAGATTTGGTGACTTTTCTCCACCATACCGAAGCTGATATACCTTGGTATCGTGGCGAAGATTGGACTTTCCTCAAAGGTGCAATTTCCAGCATTGACCGCAACTACGGTTTAGTAAATCATATCCATCACGATATCGGTACTCACGTAGCGCACCACATTTTCTTAAACATCCCTCACTACAACTTGCTGAAAGCAACCGAGGCGATTAAACCAGTAATGGGTGAATATTACCGCAAGTCCGAAGAACCAATTTGGAAAGCACTGTGGCGTTCTTCTTTGGCTTGCCATTTTGTCCCAGATACAGGCGGGAAAGTATATTACACTTCTTACCGCAAAGTTGCTAATGATTAA
- a CDS encoding fatty acid desaturase yields MTTSIIKNQEIENRLNNPELRLKDIIKTLPKECFQKNQKKAWTQALLSVVMAGLGYWTIAISPWFLLPIAWIFTGTALTGFFVIGHDCGHRSFAKRRWVNDLVGHLFMMPLIYPFHSWRIKHNHHHKHTNKLDEDNAWHPIRPEVFSSWDKTRQSAFELFMRKRFWWVGSIGHWAVVHFDAKNFKAKDQSDVKLSVAVVVLFAAVTFPILIATTGIWGFVKFWFVPWLVYHFWMSTFTIVHHTFPDVPFEAENKWHEAMAQLFGTIHCDYPKWVEVLCHDINVHVPHHLSTAIPSYNLRLAYSSIKENWEPYLHDELKFSWPLMKQITDQCQLYKTDIGYQTFNEYYAGR; encoded by the coding sequence ATGACTACATCGATAATCAAAAATCAAGAAATAGAAAATCGCCTTAATAATCCCGAACTAAGGCTGAAAGATATTATCAAAACTTTACCCAAAGAATGTTTTCAAAAGAACCAAAAAAAAGCATGGACACAAGCCTTGCTGAGTGTGGTCATGGCAGGTTTGGGTTATTGGACTATAGCAATTAGTCCCTGGTTTCTCTTACCTATAGCTTGGATTTTTACAGGTACGGCTTTAACAGGTTTTTTTGTTATTGGTCATGACTGCGGACACCGTTCATTTGCCAAACGTCGTTGGGTAAATGATTTAGTAGGGCATTTATTTATGATGCCTCTAATTTATCCATTTCATAGTTGGCGGATTAAGCATAATCATCATCACAAACATACAAACAAGTTGGATGAAGATAATGCTTGGCATCCCATCAGACCAGAAGTTTTTTCTAGTTGGGATAAAACTCGCCAGTCTGCCTTTGAGTTGTTCATGCGTAAACGCTTCTGGTGGGTAGGTTCCATTGGACATTGGGCAGTAGTACACTTTGATGCCAAAAACTTCAAAGCTAAAGACCAATCTGATGTCAAACTTTCTGTGGCTGTAGTTGTATTATTTGCCGCAGTTACTTTCCCCATCCTCATCGCTACAACTGGAATTTGGGGATTTGTTAAATTTTGGTTTGTACCTTGGCTGGTGTATCACTTCTGGATGAGTACCTTCACCATTGTTCACCATACCTTCCCCGACGTTCCCTTTGAAGCAGAGAACAAATGGCATGAAGCAATGGCACAGTTATTTGGGACTATTCATTGCGATTATCCCAAATGGGTAGAAGTGCTTTGTCATGATATCAACGTTCATGTTCCCCATCACCTTTCTACTGCTATTCCTTCCTATAATTTGCGGTTAGCTTATAGCAGCATTAAAGAAAATTGGGAACCTTATCTGCATGATGAATTAAAGTTCTCTTGGCCTTTAATGAAGCAAATTACAGACCAATGTCAACTTTATAAAACAGATATTGGCTATCAAACATTTAATGAATATTACGCAGGACGCTAG
- a CDS encoding acyl-CoA desaturase translates to MTIATSTKPQINWVNTLFFLGLHIGALFAFVPGNFSWAAVGVALLLYWITGGLGITLGFHRLVTHRSFQTPKWLEYFLMLCGTLACQGGPIEWIGTHRIHHLHSDTDPDPHDSNKGFWWSHMGWLIYHSPSHADVPRFTKDIAEDPVYQFLQKYFIFIQIALGLLLLYLGGWSFVVWGIFVRIVWVYHCTWLVNSATHKFGYRSYDSGDRSTNCWWVAVLVFGEGWHNNHHAFQYSARHGLEWWEIDMTWMTIQLLQILGLASNVKLADKKQ, encoded by the coding sequence ATGACAATTGCTACTTCAACTAAACCTCAAATCAATTGGGTAAATACCCTATTTTTCCTTGGGCTACACATCGGCGCTTTATTCGCCTTTGTGCCTGGTAACTTCAGCTGGGCGGCAGTTGGTGTGGCTTTATTGCTTTACTGGATCACTGGTGGCTTGGGTATTACTTTAGGCTTTCATCGCCTAGTTACTCACCGCAGTTTCCAGACTCCCAAGTGGTTGGAATATTTCCTAATGCTTTGCGGGACTCTTGCGTGTCAAGGAGGCCCAATCGAGTGGATTGGTACACATCGCATTCATCATTTACATTCCGATACTGATCCCGATCCCCATGATTCCAACAAAGGTTTCTGGTGGAGCCATATGGGTTGGCTAATTTATCATTCTCCTTCCCACGCTGATGTTCCTCGTTTTACCAAAGATATTGCCGAAGACCCAGTTTATCAGTTTTTACAGAAATATTTCATATTCATCCAAATTGCATTGGGTTTATTGCTTTTATATTTGGGCGGCTGGTCTTTTGTTGTCTGGGGAATTTTCGTTCGCATCGTCTGGGTTTACCACTGCACTTGGTTAGTCAACAGTGCTACTCATAAATTCGGCTATCGCAGTTATGACTCTGGTGACAGATCAACTAACTGTTGGTGGGTAGCTGTACTCGTGTTTGGCGAAGGCTGGCACAATAACCACCACGCTTTTCAATATTCAGCCCGGCACGGGTTGGAATGGTGGGAAATTGATATGACTTGGATGACAATTCAATTACTGCAAATATTGGGTCTAGCAAGTAACGTTAAACTAGCAGACAAAAAGCAGTAA
- a CDS encoding aminotransferase class I/II-fold pyridoxal phosphate-dependent enzyme encodes MNSLEYLRQAEQALIEIFSGIDAQVKQNLQRVLSAFRNQRVGAHHFAGVSGYGHDDLGRETLDKVFAEVMGAEAAAVRVQFVSGTHAIACALFGVLRPGDEMLAVVGSPYDTLEEVIGLRGQGQGSLIEFGIKYRQLELTSEGSIDWLALSNSISDRTRLVLIQRSRGYSWRPSLSIADIEKIVNLVKQQNPNTVCFVDNCYGEFIETKEPTHVGVDLMAGSLIKNPGGTIVTAGGYVAGRADLVEAAACRLTAPGIGSYGGATFDQNRLLYQGLFLSPQMVGEAMKGTHLTGYVFDKLGYQVNPAPFAPRGDVIQAIKLGSAEKLIAFCKAIQQNSPVGSYLDPVPDAMPGYESQVVMAGGTFIEGSTLEFSADGPLREPYVVYCQGGTHWTHVAIALEAAIDAVGSRE; translated from the coding sequence ATGAACAGCTTGGAATATCTGCGGCAAGCAGAACAAGCACTGATAGAGATTTTTTCGGGAATTGACGCTCAGGTCAAGCAAAATCTTCAAAGAGTGCTGTCAGCCTTTCGTAATCAGCGTGTAGGAGCGCACCACTTTGCTGGTGTAAGTGGTTACGGTCACGATGATTTAGGTAGAGAAACTTTGGATAAAGTTTTTGCCGAAGTAATGGGGGCTGAAGCTGCGGCGGTGCGAGTGCAGTTTGTTTCTGGAACTCATGCGATCGCTTGCGCCTTATTTGGTGTACTTCGTCCTGGTGATGAAATGTTGGCAGTGGTTGGTTCCCCCTACGATACACTCGAAGAAGTTATTGGTTTACGGGGTCAAGGTCAAGGCTCCCTTATTGAGTTTGGCATAAAATACCGACAATTAGAGCTAACTTCTGAAGGATCTATAGATTGGTTAGCGTTAAGCAATAGCATCAGCGATCGCACTCGCTTAGTTTTAATTCAACGTTCTCGTGGTTATTCTTGGCGACCTAGCCTATCAATTGCTGATATTGAAAAAATTGTTAATTTAGTCAAACAGCAAAATCCAAATACTGTTTGCTTTGTTGATAACTGCTATGGCGAATTTATTGAAACCAAAGAACCTACCCATGTTGGTGTTGATTTAATGGCGGGTTCCTTGATTAAAAATCCTGGTGGGACTATTGTCACAGCTGGTGGTTATGTCGCTGGACGCGCTGACTTGGTAGAAGCTGCTGCTTGCCGCCTCACTGCTCCTGGTATTGGTAGTTATGGTGGGGCGACCTTTGATCAAAATCGTCTTTTATACCAAGGATTATTTTTATCCCCGCAGATGGTGGGTGAGGCGATGAAGGGAACTCACCTTACAGGTTATGTATTTGACAAACTTGGATATCAGGTTAATCCTGCACCTTTTGCACCCCGTGGTGATGTAATTCAAGCGATTAAATTAGGTTCTGCCGAGAAGTTGATTGCTTTCTGTAAAGCCATACAACAAAATTCTCCTGTGGGTTCTTATCTAGACCCTGTTCCTGATGCTATGCCGGGGTATGAGAGCCAGGTAGTCATGGCTGGGGGAACGTTTATTGAGGGCAGTACCTTAGAATTTTCGGCGGATGGGCCTTTGCGTGAGCCTTATGTAGTGTACTGCCAAGGGGGTACTCATTGGACTCATGTGGCGATCGCACTTGAGGCGGCGATTGATGCTGTGGGGAGTAGGGAGTAG
- a CDS encoding TAXI family TRAP transporter solute-binding subunit has product MAAFKTPLRFSDIDSVSKLGLLSLGLASGTLLVFISFNFINRFSGTKLILVAGDEKGESYIISKAIEEVVERKSNIQIDVVATGGTKENLEKLEKGEADLATAQTDVITEEINTIRNRNPQLSEPNLQVAERTVVVLYKDLFQLVVRDPNIKKFVQLRGKTIALPAKGGQYESFKQVAKHFGLSEKDLKITGLDSNGKPNPAYNDGLADKDFLDKKADALFRVRALGNRSISTLVQESSGRLVPIEQAEAMKILHPALESATIPEGAYGGNLPIPETDIPTVAVSRLLLASNKVDQDVIQEITQIIFENRREIANVVDTNHPEVKPLVATISQPDTTNSPGIPPIHPGAIAFYEQSQPSFIQEHADYVALLLTVALLISSWLRQIKIWVESRKKNEADEYIESAIKLMNESIGDVVFRQQLLDEAFNAAAKALIQERISQESFRTFNEAYKTTREALEREAKFDQENIDKKQRELAAKYIKEIVELLNYDMQQKDLLQQKIDVILREVAQRLIADEISEESFRTFIEAYKTTRDAIDRN; this is encoded by the coding sequence ATGGCAGCGTTCAAAACTCCTTTACGCTTTAGCGATATTGACTCTGTATCTAAGCTTGGTCTTCTCTCGTTAGGACTGGCAAGTGGAACTTTATTAGTATTTATTAGTTTTAATTTTATAAATCGATTTAGCGGTACTAAACTTATCCTTGTTGCTGGAGATGAAAAAGGAGAAAGTTATATCATCAGTAAAGCAATCGAAGAAGTAGTTGAACGCAAATCCAACATTCAAATTGATGTAGTAGCCACTGGTGGAACAAAAGAAAATTTAGAAAAATTAGAAAAAGGCGAAGCGGATTTAGCAACTGCTCAGACTGATGTAATTACAGAAGAAATAAATACAATCAGAAACCGTAATCCTCAATTATCTGAGCCGAACTTACAAGTGGCAGAACGCACTGTAGTCGTATTATATAAAGACCTATTTCAGCTAGTAGTTAGAGATCCCAATATTAAAAAATTTGTTCAACTCAGAGGGAAAACAATTGCTCTCCCAGCAAAAGGTGGACAATATGAATCTTTTAAACAAGTAGCCAAGCATTTTGGCTTAAGTGAAAAAGATTTAAAAATTACAGGTTTAGATAGTAATGGTAAACCTAATCCTGCTTATAACGATGGTTTAGCAGATAAAGATTTTCTCGATAAAAAAGCAGATGCTCTATTTCGCGTCCGTGCTTTAGGTAATAGAAGTATATCTACACTTGTACAAGAATCTAGCGGCAGATTAGTGCCAATTGAACAAGCAGAAGCAATGAAAATTCTGCATCCAGCCTTAGAAAGTGCCACAATTCCCGAAGGAGCCTATGGAGGTAATCTGCCAATACCAGAAACAGATATACCAACGGTAGCAGTATCGAGATTATTACTCGCTAGTAATAAAGTAGATCAAGATGTTATTCAAGAAATAACTCAAATTATATTTGAAAATCGGCGAGAAATAGCTAATGTTGTTGATACCAATCATCCAGAAGTAAAACCTTTAGTAGCTACCATTAGTCAGCCCGATACTACCAATAGTCCTGGTATTCCTCCGATTCATCCAGGAGCGATCGCTTTCTACGAGCAAAGTCAACCTTCGTTTATCCAAGAACACGCTGACTATGTAGCTTTGCTTCTGACAGTTGCTTTACTAATTTCTTCTTGGCTGCGACAAATAAAAATTTGGGTAGAAAGCCGCAAAAAAAATGAGGCTGATGAATATATTGAATCAGCCATCAAATTGATGAATGAAAGTATAGGTGATGTAGTTTTTAGGCAACAACTACTTGATGAAGCTTTTAACGCCGCCGCTAAAGCCCTAATTCAAGAAAGAATTTCTCAAGAGTCTTTTAGAACTTTTAACGAAGCGTATAAAACTACTAGGGAAGCCCTAGAACGTGAAGCAAAATTTGACCAAGAAAATATTGATAAGAAGCAAAGAGAACTAGCAGCGAAGTACATTAAGGAAATTGTCGAGTTACTCAATTACGATATGCAGCAAAAAGATTTACTACAACAAAAAATTGATGTAATTCTGAGAGAAGTAGCACAAAGATTAATTGCAGATGAAATATCAGAAGAATCTTTCCGAACATTCATTGAAGCATATAAAACCACAAGAGACGCAATTGATAGAAATTAG
- a CDS encoding Coenzyme F420 hydrogenase/dehydrogenase, beta subunit C-terminal domain, with amino-acid sequence MTSLTPHQKAKALKPGSRRPAKELCSECGLCDTYYIHYVKEACAFITQQIDTLEEETHTRSRDLDNPDELYFGVHQDMMAAKKQQPIEGAQWTGIVSTIAIEMLNRGLVEGVVCVQNTKEDRFQPMPVIARTPEEILAARVNKPTLSPNLSILEQVEKSGMKRLLVIGVGCQIQALRAVEKKLGLEKLYVLGTPCVDNVSRAGLQKFLETTSRSPDTVVHYEFMQDFRIHFKHEDGSIEKVPFFGLKTNQLKDVFAPSCMSCFDYVNSLADLVVGYMGAPFGWQWIVVRNDTGKEMLDLVKDQLDTQPVMSQGNRKEAVQQGIPAYDKGVTLPMWAAKLMGVVIDKIGPKGLEYARFSIDSHFTRNYLYVKRNHGEKLEAHVPEFAKRIVGQYKLPE; translated from the coding sequence ATGACCTCGCTTACTCCTCACCAAAAAGCTAAAGCCTTAAAACCCGGTAGCCGTCGCCCAGCCAAAGAACTATGCAGCGAATGTGGACTGTGCGATACATACTACATTCACTATGTCAAGGAAGCCTGCGCTTTTATTACCCAGCAAATAGATACACTGGAAGAAGAAACCCATACGCGATCGCGCGACCTCGATAACCCCGATGAACTCTACTTCGGTGTGCATCAAGACATGATGGCAGCGAAGAAACAACAACCCATCGAAGGCGCACAATGGACTGGTATAGTCAGCACCATTGCCATAGAAATGCTGAATCGCGGCTTAGTTGAAGGCGTTGTCTGTGTGCAGAACACCAAAGAAGACCGCTTCCAACCGATGCCTGTGATTGCTCGTACCCCAGAGGAAATACTGGCAGCACGGGTAAATAAGCCTACACTCTCCCCTAACCTTTCCATACTGGAACAGGTGGAAAAATCAGGGATGAAGCGACTATTAGTAATTGGTGTAGGTTGCCAAATTCAGGCGTTACGTGCTGTAGAGAAAAAACTAGGCTTAGAAAAGCTTTACGTTTTAGGTACACCATGCGTAGATAACGTCAGCCGTGCTGGACTGCAAAAGTTCTTAGAAACCACCAGCCGATCGCCTGATACAGTCGTACACTATGAGTTCATGCAGGATTTCCGCATTCACTTCAAGCATGAGGATGGCTCAATTGAGAAAGTACCCTTCTTTGGGTTGAAAACTAACCAACTCAAAGATGTTTTTGCGCCTTCCTGCATGAGTTGCTTTGATTACGTCAACTCCCTAGCCGATTTAGTAGTTGGTTATATGGGCGCACCCTTCGGCTGGCAGTGGATTGTAGTTAGAAATGATACTGGTAAAGAAATGCTGGACTTAGTAAAAGACCAGTTGGATACCCAGCCTGTGATGTCTCAGGGAAATAGGAAAGAAGCCGTACAGCAGGGGATACCCGCCTATGATAAGGGTGTAACTCTGCCTATGTGGGCAGCAAAACTTATGGGTGTGGTGATTGACAAAATTGGCCCTAAAGGTTTGGAGTACGCCAGATTTTCAATTGATTCCCACTTTACAAGGAATTATTTGTATGTGAAGCGGAATCATGGGGAGAAGTTAGAAGCTCATGTACCTGAGTTTGCCAAGCGTATCGTTGGGCAGTATAAGTTACCTGAGTAA
- a CDS encoding DnaJ domain-containing protein, producing the protein MAGDYQTGAAFIAGGSLTGAGVSATVGGMGLAGGFGAVGVGTTPVVAAGAVAGVAAYGVWKAVTEVDSVAVSAMGIGAVGGVACSGVFGGMGLVAPKIGLAFGIGTVPMAGIGAVVGLASYGIAKLLDESEVKETPAQVFERMEEKVLEMDYYSAAVRELELFLSGEDLNRKFATLEVEDELEALKAEFSNNSSAKTEPAVISIKMQSSGRWKCIQTLKGHLARVNAIAITPDGETLVSGSDDRQVHLWNLKTGKWLYTFTGQAEAVLSVAISPDGQQVISGSVDRKISCWQLNTRKFLRTFFHANSPYSHDGFVNSVAFSPDGKYIASGSTDGSIRIWGRYTGHLKQTLSEHKNSVLSVAFSPDGKTLVSCGADKVIRIWDLNTWKQRYIITENLGAVSTVVITHDSQTLISCSKDNAIRLWNLETGKLLFTLTEHSAAISSLAISPDGRILASSSRDGIIKLWNLHNKQVIQTLDGLSPVTFSPDGKTLVSGGKNASVKIWMQTQNNANFSGEWWEVLGVDEKANSQEVKFAYLQLARKYHPDINNCANSADVMQAINQAYAAYNEQMNTKSFDI; encoded by the coding sequence ATGGCTGGAGATTATCAAACAGGTGCAGCATTTATTGCTGGAGGAAGTCTAACTGGTGCAGGTGTTTCGGCTACAGTTGGCGGAATGGGATTAGCAGGAGGATTCGGTGCAGTTGGTGTAGGTACAACTCCTGTGGTTGCGGCTGGTGCTGTAGCTGGTGTGGCTGCTTATGGTGTGTGGAAAGCAGTTACAGAGGTAGATAGTGTGGCTGTTAGTGCAATGGGAATTGGTGCTGTTGGCGGTGTTGCTTGTTCTGGCGTATTCGGTGGTATGGGGTTAGTAGCACCAAAAATTGGGCTGGCGTTTGGTATTGGTACTGTACCAATGGCAGGTATTGGTGCAGTAGTGGGGCTTGCATCTTATGGTATCGCCAAACTTTTAGACGAATCTGAAGTTAAAGAAACTCCTGCTCAAGTTTTTGAGCGTATGGAAGAAAAAGTCTTAGAGATGGATTACTATAGTGCCGCAGTCAGAGAGTTAGAGCTATTTTTGTCGGGAGAGGATCTCAACCGAAAGTTTGCAACATTAGAAGTTGAGGATGAGTTAGAAGCGCTTAAGGCTGAATTTAGTAATAATTCATCTGCCAAAACTGAACCAGCAGTCATCTCTATAAAAATGCAGTCTTCAGGAAGGTGGAAATGTATACAAACACTCAAAGGTCATTTAGCTAGAGTTAATGCGATCGCTATTACCCCTGATGGTGAAACTTTAGTCAGTGGTAGTGATGACAGACAAGTTCATCTTTGGAACTTAAAAACAGGAAAATGGCTTTACACCTTTACTGGACAAGCTGAGGCAGTTTTATCTGTTGCTATCAGTCCTGATGGACAGCAAGTTATTAGTGGGAGTGTAGATCGAAAAATTAGTTGTTGGCAACTGAATACAAGAAAATTCTTACGAACATTCTTTCACGCAAATTCTCCTTATAGCCATGATGGGTTTGTTAACTCGGTTGCTTTTAGCCCTGATGGAAAATATATTGCTAGTGGAAGCACTGATGGTAGTATCAGAATTTGGGGACGCTACACTGGTCATCTAAAACAAACCTTAAGTGAACACAAAAACTCGGTTCTATCTGTTGCTTTCAGTCCTGATGGTAAGACACTGGTAAGTTGCGGTGCTGATAAAGTTATCAGAATTTGGGATTTGAATACTTGGAAACAGCGCTACATTATTACTGAAAATTTAGGAGCCGTGAGTACAGTTGTTATTACTCATGATAGTCAAACTTTGATTAGCTGTAGTAAAGACAATGCAATCAGGTTGTGGAATCTTGAGACAGGAAAATTACTCTTTACATTAACAGAACACTCAGCAGCAATATCTAGTCTTGCTATAAGTCCTGACGGAAGAATCTTAGCCAGTAGTAGCCGAGATGGCATCATTAAACTGTGGAATTTACATAACAAACAAGTAATACAGACTCTTGATGGTCTGAGTCCTGTTACTTTTAGCCCTGATGGTAAAACGCTAGTGAGTGGTGGTAAAAACGCTAGTGTAAAAATCTGGATGCAAACTCAAAATAATGCTAACTTTTCTGGGGAATGGTGGGAAGTTTTGGGTGTAGATGAAAAGGCAAATTCTCAGGAAGTAAAGTTTGCCTACCTGCAATTAGCAAGAAAATATCATCCTGATATTAACAATTGCGCAAATTCAGCAGATGTGATGCAAGCAATTAATCAGGCTTACGCAGCCTACAATGAGCAAATGAATACAAAAAGCTTTGATATATAG
- the sppA gene encoding signal peptide peptidase SppA has product MNNFLKQTLASLLGTLFGLFIFAGVGTTGLLLLLFAAASSSSTGPVVKNKSVLVFDLSMNITERQPSAGEELQNRLSGVVQERMTLRSVLDTIEKAGRDKRIVAIYLDGTRGSNSLGYASLKEIRKALEDFRKSGKKVIAYGVDWSEKEYYLSSVADTVALNPLGELEVNGLSSQPMFLAGALQKYGIGVQVVRVGKFKGAVEPFVLNKLSPENREQTQKLLDDVWSEWRTTVGKSRKIDPQKLQAIADSQSSLEPTAAKSNGLVDQVVYNDEIVADLKELTGSEKDDKTFKQISLRRYAQVPGEQFGINKDSKNKIAVVYAEGDIVDGQGEEGQIGGDRFARLFNTIRQDDNVKAVILRINSPGGSATASEVMQREIRLTRQTKPVIVSMGDYAASGGYWIATDSNRIFAEPNTITGSIGVFGILFNGQKLANDNGITWDSVKTARYADSQTVSRPKSPEEIAIYQRSVNRIYNMFVNKVAQGRKLPTQKVAEIAQGRVWSGVAAQQIGLVDEIGGLDAAVEYAAKEAKLGKDWELREYPRESSFEERFFGGAVEDISVALGLEKLVNKPTDPLTTELQKLQQEFAILQKMNDPQGVYARLPFNLKIE; this is encoded by the coding sequence ATGAATAACTTTCTTAAACAAACTCTTGCTAGTTTACTAGGCACTTTATTTGGACTATTTATATTCGCAGGTGTTGGAACTACAGGACTTTTATTATTGTTATTTGCTGCTGCTAGTTCTAGTAGTACAGGGCCAGTAGTTAAAAATAAATCAGTATTGGTGTTTGACTTATCGATGAACATCACCGAAAGACAACCCAGTGCTGGCGAAGAACTGCAAAATAGACTCTCAGGTGTAGTACAAGAGCGGATGACGCTGCGTAGTGTTCTCGACACTATAGAAAAAGCAGGACGGGATAAACGTATTGTAGCCATTTACCTAGATGGTACTCGTGGCAGTAACAGCTTAGGCTATGCTTCTTTGAAAGAAATCCGCAAAGCCTTAGAAGATTTTCGCAAATCAGGGAAAAAGGTCATCGCCTACGGTGTAGATTGGTCAGAGAAGGAATATTACCTGAGTTCGGTAGCGGATACCGTTGCACTGAACCCCTTGGGTGAATTAGAAGTCAATGGTTTGAGTAGCCAACCGATGTTTTTAGCGGGAGCATTACAAAAGTACGGTATTGGCGTTCAGGTTGTGCGAGTAGGAAAATTTAAGGGAGCAGTTGAACCATTTGTCTTAAATAAACTCAGTCCAGAAAACCGCGAACAAACCCAGAAATTATTGGACGATGTTTGGAGTGAATGGCGTACTACAGTCGGTAAGAGCCGGAAAATTGACCCGCAAAAACTACAAGCGATCGCAGATAGTCAGTCATCTTTAGAACCCACAGCCGCTAAAAGCAACGGCTTAGTAGATCAGGTAGTATATAACGATGAAATAGTTGCTGACCTCAAAGAGTTAACAGGTAGCGAAAAAGACGATAAGACATTTAAACAGATTAGCTTGCGTCGATACGCTCAAGTTCCTGGTGAGCAGTTTGGTATAAATAAAGACTCTAAGAACAAGATCGCCGTGGTTTATGCTGAAGGCGATATTGTCGATGGTCAAGGCGAAGAAGGGCAAATTGGAGGCGATCGCTTTGCCCGGCTCTTTAATACAATCAGGCAAGATGACAACGTTAAAGCAGTAATTTTGCGAATTAATAGTCCAGGTGGTAGCGCCACAGCCTCGGAAGTTATGCAACGAGAAATCCGCCTGACTCGTCAAACCAAGCCTGTCATTGTATCTATGGGTGATTACGCCGCTTCCGGTGGTTACTGGATAGCCACCGACTCTAACAGAATTTTCGCTGAACCCAACACAATCACAGGTTCCATTGGTGTATTTGGCATATTATTTAACGGACAGAAACTAGCAAACGATAATGGTATCACTTGGGATTCTGTCAAAACCGCCCGTTATGCTGATAGTCAAACCGTTTCTCGTCCTAAATCACCCGAAGAGATAGCCATTTATCAGCGCAGTGTTAACCGTATTTACAATATGTTCGTCAACAAAGTTGCTCAAGGTCGTAAGTTACCCACCCAAAAAGTAGCAGAAATTGCTCAAGGTAGAGTTTGGTCTGGTGTAGCAGCACAACAAATCGGTTTAGTTGATGAAATTGGTGGTTTAGATGCGGCTGTAGAATATGCTGCTAAAGAAGCTAAGTTAGGTAAAGATTGGGAGTTAAGAGAGTATCCCAGAGAAAGCTCTTTTGAGGAGCGCTTTTTTGGAGGAGCAGTCGAGGATATTAGTGTTGCTTTAGGGCTTGAGAAGTTAGTCAATAAACCAACCGATCCATTAACAACTGAATTGCAGAAATTGCAACAGGAATTTGCGATTTTGCAGAAAATGAATGACCCCCAAGGTGTGTATGCGCGGTTGCCTTTTAACTTGAAAATTGAGTAG